In Rhodococcus pseudokoreensis, the DNA window TCGCCGGGTTTGGTGACCTGCTGGAGGCGAGCCGCGACGGCGCGCAGCCGGTGGCCGAACTGTTCCCAGGTCAGCTCCTGCGCTTCGCCGTCTCTGTCCCGCGAATAGTCGATGTAGCGGTATGCCAGCTCGTCCGAGTTCTCCCGGGTGTGCCGCTGGACGTAGTCGACCAGCGTGCTTCCCGAGTCGAGCCTGATGTGGCCCTTCTCGTCGATAAAATCATCGAACTTCGCGTTCATTCCATCTCCTCCGAAGCGATCACACAGGCATGCCACCGGCATGACTGCGCCCCAGACTTCCTTCGCCGAATCGGATCTTGTAAAACTCGTGGGAAACGACGTAACACGCCACTCACCCGAATAAGTTCATCGATTCCAAACCATCGATATGTTACAGATTGGCATCGCCGCCCTCGGTCCGCTGCGTCTACTCGCCCTTCAGTTGCGAGATGATCGGCGCGAACGCATCCATCTGTGTGGGGAACACACCGACGTAGGACATTGTCGTCTTTTCTCGCACCATACGGATCTGATCGGCGATCTCCTCGAAGCTGCCGATCGCCAGATACGGCGAGCTCAGGATGTCTTCGACGGACAGCTTCACGTCGGCCTCGATGTTGGGCGGAAAGCCCTGGTCGATGGCGGCGAGCGCCATCTCGGCGGTCTGCTCACGGTCGTCGGTGATGACGATGGTGGTGATCGTCCAGTTCAGTTCGATGTCGTCGAACCGGTCCCCGGCAGCTTCCCGGATCCGGTCGACGCGCTCCATCGTCTTCTCGAGCGTGACACCCGACAGGAGGAGCTTGCCTTCCTTGCTGGTCGGCGTCGCCACGGAGATGATGTCGGCGTACTTGGCGGCGAGCGCCAGCATCTTGGGTCCGCCGCCGCCGACCGCGATCGGGGGACGCGGCCCCTGCCGCGGTCGCGGGCTGCCCGTCAGACCCTTGATCTGGTAGTACTTGCCGTCGAAGTTGCACTCCTGACCGCGCAGCAGCACGTCGAGAATCTGCAGGGTCTCCTCGAGCTTGGCGATCCGGACGCCCGGGCGCTCGTAGTCGATGCCGCCCTTGTCGAACTCTTCCTTCATCCAGCCCGCGCCGATGCCGAGTTCGAGGCGGCCACCCGACAGCACGTCGATGGTGGCGGCGTCCTTGGCGAGGATCGCCGGATGCCGGAAGCCGTTGGCGAGGACCGCGGTGCCGAGGCGGATCTTGTCCGTCGCGATCGCGAGCGCGCCCAGCGCGGCGATCGGTCCGACCTGGTTACCCAGGTGGTCGGGGATCATGAAGCTGTCGAACCCGAGTTCCTCGGCCTTCTGCGCAAGCTTGACGAACCGACGCGCGCCGCCCTCGTCCGCGTTGCCCTCTCCGCCTGCGGCGAATCGGAACTTACGCAACGAGCTGGCGTCGGAACTCATGAATAGCTTCTCCTGTGGTGAAACGCCCCCGTTCAGGACGTGAACATCGGTGGGTCGGGCACGGGTGGTGCAGCAACAGTGCAGCACTCTACCGGTGCCGGGAAACGCACACTACCGGCGAGTACGCGTCGTGCCTATCTGTTTGGGACGATTCACGGCTCACCGACCACGGTGAACCCACCCGCCACAAAATCAACTGTGGGCCGGGGTCGGGGCGGCCTCTATCTTCTCGGCTGCCCATCCGGCGATCCACTGCGTGGCCGTCGTGCCGGAGTCGTCGACGACGTACGAGTTGTACATCGCGTGGACCGGGTTGTTGTTGTACTCGAGAAGACGCAACCCGCTGCCGATCCAGTTGCTCGGCTTCAGCGCCTGCGCCGGCGCGTCGCAGATCCCGTCCGTGGGGGCGCAGATCTCGACCGCTCGGTCGGCGAGTTCACCGAATCCGCCGGGCCGCTGACCGGTCATCGTGATTCCCGGGATCTGCAGACCGGCCAGGGACAGTTCGGCTCCGACACCGGCGACCGGCTGCCCGACGTTCGTCGCGGCGGCAGGGTCGCGTCGACCGTCGGCGATGAGCCCGACACCCAGCACCAGATCCGCCGGAACAGGACCGTCACCTGCACCGATACTCGAGGCGACGTCGCCGGCGATGACGGCGCCCTGAGAGAAGCCGGTGAGCAGGAAACTGGTCAGCGGGCACTCGGCGTGCCGGCGGATCAGGATGTCGTTGGTGGCCGCGGTGCCGGCGCCGCGGCTGTTGTTGTACGACTGCTGCCCGTCCGGCGGGAAGGCGACCGGGTTCGAGAACTGCGCGACGTACGGAACCGTGTACACGTCGGCGCGCGAGGACTCGAACTGCTGCTGCAGCGGCCGCGACACGTTCAGCATCAGCGATGCCGGGTTGGCCGTCGGGTTGTACGGGTCGTCGGTGGCGCTGGACTCCCACGTGCCCGGGACGACGACCACCTGGACGTCGGGGCAGCTCGCCGGCTGGGCATTGGGACGCTCGGGACCGGGCGGGGTCGGGATCGGTTTGGGCAGCCGCCCGGCGAGCAGATACCAGAGCGCGATCACTGCGACGAGAATCACCAGCAGGATCACGATCAGCACCAGCAGTTTGCGCAGGAGGCTGCTCTTCTTCTTCCGCGTTCCGCGCCCGGTCACCGACATCGGCGTCTACTTGCAGTAGGTCGCGTGGGCGACGTCCATGTAGGTCGTGGCGTTGGCCGTCGCCTGCTCCTGGGTCAGTTCCTTCCCCGCAGCGGACGCCTCGGTGCCGACCATCGCTGTGACGAACACCATCGTCTCGGGGTCGCTCTTGCCTTCGGCCTTGGCCTGGCAGATGAAGTCGGCGGTGCTCACGGCCATGGTGCCGTCGGCGGCGGGCTCGATGCCCTTGGCCTTCAGCGCGTCGAGGAACTTCTGGCCGTCGGCGCTGACCGGGACCTCGCTGGGGCCGGGGAAGTCGCCCGGAACTTCCTCGGGCTGCGCGGGCGGTGCGGTGGCCGCTTCGCCGGGGCTCGTCACCGGCGCGGAGGCCGAAGCGGACGCGCTCGCGCTGGGCGCGGCGGACGCCGAACTCTCGGCGGAACTGGACGCGGCCGCGGACGTCGTGGGCGCGCTGGTGGACGGGTTGGACGTCGCCGTGGAGTCGTCGCTACCGCACCCGACCAACAATCCGCTCGCTGCGACGGCGAGCGCGCCTACCGCGATCGACCGTCGGAAGGTGGTGCTGATACGTGAGTGCTGCGGCATCTATTTCCGTCCTTGCTTTCCAAGTCGTTGTCTCTCGACAGGGTACAGACGCAGTTCGGGCGGAAACCTGGTCCGCCGGACCCGGCCCCGCCCGCTGCGTGTGAGATTTCTAGTACGGTCCGGCCATCAGTGAATCTCGGCCTTGTTGTCGATCACTGTGACGAATCCGGTCTGGAAGTTCTGCTGGACGCCACCGGGAATGGCGAATTTGTCGCTGATCGGGAAGCCGAGACGGCCACCCTCGTAGCCTGCGCTCTTCCAGGCGTCGAAGATCGGCCCGTTCTCGACGGCCCAGGCGCCCGACAGCGGACTCCAGTAGATGTTGCCGCCCTCGAACTGGTTGAACCGGCCGCCGTCCTTGACGGGGATCTCGCTGGTCTTCGGGAATCCGAGCCAGCCGCCCTCGTAACCGAGTTCGGCGTACTTGCCCATGATCATTCCCTGCACGCGGTGGGTTCCGTTGGCGGGACTGAAGTACATGGCGCCGATCTCGAAGCCCTGCACCGCGCCGTCCTTGCCTGGCGTGGGAACTTCCTCGGCCACCGGGTATCCGAGCGGTCCGCTCTCCCAGCCCTGACGTGCCCACTCGTCACGGATCGCGCCGCGGACGGCATGCGCCCCGGTCTGCGGCGACCAGTAGACGGACCCGTGCTCGAAGTGGTTGAAGCGGCCGCGCCCGTCGGGGGTGGCCAGTTCGGGCGTCGTCGGGTAGCCGAGCGGC includes these proteins:
- a CDS encoding DUF732 domain-containing protein; translated protein: MPQHSRISTTFRRSIAVGALAVAASGLLVGCGSDDSTATSNPSTSAPTTSAAASSSAESSASAAPSASASASASAPVTSPGEAATAPPAQPEEVPGDFPGPSEVPVSADGQKFLDALKAKGIEPAADGTMAVSTADFICQAKAEGKSDPETMVFVTAMVGTEASAAGKELTQEQATANATTYMDVAHATYCK
- a CDS encoding cutinase family protein: MSVTGRGTRKKKSSLLRKLLVLIVILLVILVAVIALWYLLAGRLPKPIPTPPGPERPNAQPASCPDVQVVVVPGTWESSATDDPYNPTANPASLMLNVSRPLQQQFESSRADVYTVPYVAQFSNPVAFPPDGQQSYNNSRGAGTAATNDILIRRHAECPLTSFLLTGFSQGAVIAGDVASSIGAGDGPVPADLVLGVGLIADGRRDPAAATNVGQPVAGVGAELSLAGLQIPGITMTGQRPGGFGELADRAVEICAPTDGICDAPAQALKPSNWIGSGLRLLEYNNNPVHAMYNSYVVDDSGTTATQWIAGWAAEKIEAAPTPAHS
- a CDS encoding LLM class F420-dependent oxidoreductase, with translation MSSDASSLRKFRFAAGGEGNADEGGARRFVKLAQKAEELGFDSFMIPDHLGNQVGPIAALGALAIATDKIRLGTAVLANGFRHPAILAKDAATIDVLSGGRLELGIGAGWMKEEFDKGGIDYERPGVRIAKLEETLQILDVLLRGQECNFDGKYYQIKGLTGSPRPRQGPRPPIAVGGGGPKMLALAAKYADIISVATPTSKEGKLLLSGVTLEKTMERVDRIREAAGDRFDDIELNWTITTIVITDDREQTAEMALAAIDQGFPPNIEADVKLSVEDILSSPYLAIGSFEEIADQIRMVREKTTMSYVGVFPTQMDAFAPIISQLKGE